The Lutzomyia longipalpis isolate SR_M1_2022 chromosome 2, ASM2433408v1 DNA window TCAAGTGAACATTTATCacgttgattttcttttttttttttgactcttTCTTCCTACCTTTACATCATATCTCTTGGCAATGTGATGAAGAAAACCAAGAGAATACAGTGGTGGAAGGATTTATAGGcacattgaataaaattaacattttttcttttattactttacgaattttaattctaaaatttcaagacaatttttagaataatttcaGGTTAATCAGGGGATTAAATTGATCCTAAActacaaatttaaaatttccttcgagagtctttcttatttttgagaattaaaaaaacaatttctagGCTTGAATAAGGTTAATTCGATAaacgaaatgtcaaaatttaaagtgaacaaaaaagaataaggatcgataaaacttcttattttcattggaattaGTCGGGAAAAGACGGTAAAGATTTacccaaaaatgtaaacaatgacgtaATTTATGTGTTTTTAGTCTCTTTCAATGTTTGAAGCATGGAAATACATTATTCGATTCATATAGGATATTAAGAGACACAAAACTCACAATTGTGAcactgaattaatttaatctaagtctttatttaaaaattcggATTATATTAGCGAATATTCTGATGATTTatcaaaagataaaaatattcgaaaGATTAGTTTTTAGTTCTAAAGACTCACAATGAAGCCAATCCAGgctctttaaattattaaaactttgaaaagtaaaacaacctagaaagtactaaattcaagtgaaaaattattcggattTTAGTCCTAAAGAGATTCAGATTGAGGAGTAAAGGTctgaaaaatactaaattcaacaGAATGAGTACTAAATTCGCCTAAAAATCAATATGTAGGCAAATAAATATCCCTtgttgtgacgtcattgtttgcatttttggaaaattattccaggttttttttccaatcaGTTCCAGTCAAAATAGAAAGcctgttgaatattttttattcttcttttgacTCTCTGCAAACcgggtaaactcctttattttatttcctcactCAGCATTTAAATGAGTAAAATACTTAGTCGTTATGTATGGAAGCAAACGTTAAACTGTACTAATGGGTtgttaaaatgattaaattatattttgtagaataaacaagaatatgataaaattatagaaataatcgaaatccttttttttttttgagaactaaaatttatttggaggtgaaatttaaattattagttgattaattaattaattttgttcagtattttattgattctaaatgattaattttcttaacgCAGAGAGGCTGTTCTTTGTGcgttaagaaaattatttttagcctcaaattaaatgaaatttttttgtgaacttttagcaccttttaaacattttttaaatcaactcTTAACCGCTCTCTGAATCTAACtgaaatgctttaaaaataaacatgaaACTGAAgcaattaaaaggaaattacaTACAACATTTGCAAgagaaagcaaaaagaaaataagcaaTGATTGAATTTGAGGACCAAATGAAAaccagataaaaaaaaaacttttctttaagaaaattcttgtttattctatgattttttctgtataatcagctaaaaaaaatcaaattatgtGCCTACAAATCCTTCCGTTGCTGCACTTTGAATCAACTGTAGATTTTCCTGACAAGGGgggggtgaaaaaaagaactattttGGGCAGAAAATAGAGCGAATTAATAGAAGAGAAAAACAAGTGAAGCAAAGAAGGAACCTAGCAAGGAGGATTGCTGctttcataaaatttacaataagACACACCAGGATAATTTCTATAAGACGAATATTTGTAACAATTTGTTGtctattaaataattacaGTAAAATAAACCATTTGAGAGAAGTGAATTTACTCTGGTTCGTACGTAATTGTTGGTTCTGTGAAATTGTGCACGCTTTCGTGCCAGATGTCTTCGGGCAGCTCCTCGTCGGCTGATTCAAAATGCGTTGGGAAGGCGGGAGCTTCTGTGTACCGTCGCAGAGGGAGGAGAGTGTCGAAGACGTAGACAAAAGTGTTGGTTTCGCCGCAAATTGAGGAGCCCTGGACCCACATTACGttgtattttgtattaatCCGCAAAATCCGGACGCCACGCATTACCCGCCAGCGATTCCCCATGTGTCCGGGCATCTTCTTTCCCGGCCACACGCGTCCCTTCTCACCGCCACCACCGATATTTCCTGGACGTCGATGAGTCTTGGTCTGACCGTGCGATGCTGGTTGCCCACTGAAGCCCCATCGTTTCATTACGCCCTGAAAGCCCCTGTTGACAGTCTTCCCGCGCACATCAACGTAATCCCCAACGCGGAAGTGGGTGACATTGAGGGGAGTCCCTGGGTGAAGTTGAGCCTCTGGGGAGACAATAAAACGCGCCAGGCGTGACTTTGGCATTACCCCGGAGTCCTTGAAGAGCCCGCAGTATTCCTTCGTGAGTAGTGTTGGGTCCACACTCTCTGCTCCCACCAAGAGACATCCCCATTTACTCAAATCCTTCATATTGGGCTTCTGCGCGGGCTTATACTCCTCCGGAGGGATGTACTTTATAACGTGATTATCCACAATCTGCAACAGAGTTGTGCGAACCTTCCGTCCATTCTTCATCCAAAGCGGATACTGCCCGATTTTCCTCGCAATCACCCCCGTTCGTCGCAAAGTTGGATTCCACTCAACTTTGGGCAAATCTTCCGCATTGACAGCACCACAGGCGGCATTTGGGTAGCCGGTAATACCCTTCAAGAGACTCGGAACACCGTATTTGTCATGCAGAACTTCCTGAACAAATTGGGTATTTTCCCGTGAAATAAGATCATCATGCTTCACGCGCTCCTTCCGCACAAACCAGTAGGGATTCCGCAATTTGGGGTAATTCAGGAGATTCTTCCCTTTTGCCCGAGTGAGGTTAGGGTGTGCCAAActgaagaaaaacaagataATTTACCAAAGAAATTGCAAACTTTcgggaaaataaaacaaaccaGAGTCTGGAGAATTGATCCCTGAGTCCACTGAGACAACTCACTGTGCGAATTCCCTGCATTTTCAGGGAAAAATCACGGAAAATTGTGCACTGGTACGAGCGAAACCCACAATGCTGTCAGAATTTCTCCTCTGTAGTGTGCAGCGCCCTCTCACACTTTCtgtttttcacgattttctcgcattttccgggCGATTTTTCCGTCCGGGTGCGGGTTTTGGGGTGTAGGGGGGCGCTCCGCGtcgtttggcatcaaaaaaaatgaaaaattcaattttatttaattttatttcttggagaaaaagagaaagaaagttTCGAAACATCATGACGTCTCGCTCCCACACTGTCAACTTTGCTGTGTGAGTGAGACGCATTGCTGCAGAATCTTCGCTTTCTCTCGCTCACACTTTCCGTTTTCTgcgattttctcgcattttccgtGCGATTTTCCCGTCCGGGTGTGGTTTTTGGGGCGTAGGGGGGCGCTCCGCGtcgtttggcatcaaaaacgctgaaaattcaattttatttaatttcaaaaacttcCCAGAGtgtaaaaagccaaaaaacgGTAGTCTACTTTCAGGGGCAGCATTCCCTCTCGCTCCCACTCTTACCCCCTCTCGCTCGCACACCGTCTGTTCAGTTATCACATATCGCATGTGTTTATATGCTGAGATGACAGCTGATTTAGTCGACGAAAAAcgacaaattgaaaaaaacttttttttaattaaatgaaaaaaaaacacaattttatttaggaacattttccaCCGTCATTTATTCAGTcatttgtacaatttttccGCAGAAAGATCTCCAATTTATGCCCAAAAGGCAGACgagaaaatttccccaaaatttttcttgctgAATTTTACAAATCTCTCAAATGGAAGTTCTTCGAAGTGATaccaaaattttgtaatttgtgCGAGAAATAAGTATTGATTTAGCACAAATACTACTCCAGAGCAACTACAAGATTACCAACCAGGTATTTATGATACTTTAGtttgtttaatttacttttatatggTGTAAAATTAGCTTGAAAGttggcaaagaaaaatttttccaaactgTCAACGTTAAActgaattttgtttttatgatcaaacaattttatccaattttgcaattttaagaactataaattaataaagatttcAGGGTGATTAACAACAAATAGGTGAGTGAAATGAGCATATTGGcaagaagaattaattaaagaaaaaatcattaaacttGACTACGAAGAAAAACATCCTTAACATTCTTAAGAATCTTATTGTTTTTAACGGATTCTGCCCTTTTTTTGGGAATCTGGGGCTCTTTCATTTCTTCCAGATAATTTCAGATCAATAGAATTAttagtttgaagaaaatcatttccactttttaatgaagaaacgactcactatccagcgaatattaacctgctcatagagtgagtacccttagattggcggttACTGTAACGGCTCCCCACCCCTTGGCGACGGTCTTCTACCCccaggttacaaaccctcaaataggcgagagaatatgagaatccacaagagaatgtatgagagcactgagagagtaattagaTGAGAGAATAGTAGAGTGTGATGATGAGAGTATAAAGAGTTAGTTGGAGCTCAGCCTTGGTCACGGGTGGCTGTTAGCTCAAAGTGCTCTGTACTTTTGAGTGAGGACGAGGGTGGAGGTTACTGGGGGAGTTGACCAAAGCCCCTATGCAGGACACCACAATCTGTAAATTAGTAAACTGATATTCTAGGACCTGGACTTGACCTAGATTTTAGTTCAAGTCCAGGTCTTACAAGGCGACGAACTTTTTTGTATAGTTCGGATTGGCttcatatttttacaaaaaaatctttttagtatctctggaatttaattaaaatctcacaAGTAAAACCGAGCTTATTCCGGATTTATGAATTTCTCACGGAAGGAACAATTTAAACGTTTCGCACTTTGCGCCCTTTTGCTCTATTATaatcagaaaaattttcaaatataaaacggaaaagtaatttttcttaaaaaaaaaactcgaataACCTTAAATAATTTCCGTTGAGTAACGCTCCTTATCCgggaaaattgcaacaaaacaatattgcaaaagaaacaaaataggTCGGAAATTGCAAAGTAATTGCTAAGAATGAAAAGGCTCTGAAGAAGTCAAACTGTCTTATTGGGGTATGATTTTGGCTTCACTATCAGGGAAACAAACGTATAGCCATACAAGGAAAAGGAAGAacaataatttgatttataaaaagaaaaatatttccttaagaaattgTCTTACTCAAGTTCTccttttaaatagaatttcattcaaattacaTTGAAGGAATGtaataaaagtaataaaaagtttCAGTGATGTTGAATATTGATGTAATTTCTtgggaaaatacttttttccttttataataaaatgcatcctgtgcatttttataaaaaatttagttaGTCTTCGATAAtatatttgcattaaattgtCTTCCATATCCATTCTACTGAAGTtgacaatataattttttgctgAGCATAATAGTGCAGACATTTAATATCctgttggaaaatattttcctcagaACTGAATACCTTCAAGATGAGATAGAGCTTCCCTCGATAGAAATTAGTTTTCTCAGAGTTCATGTCACCACTGTTCTCGCTTTTGTTTCAAGGGAAAGATCTTTTCTGTGGATGAGTATATGAAATCACACTCAATTGATTCAAATTCAATGATAATTGATTTCCctgttttataaaatgttccttaa harbors:
- the LOC129789069 gene encoding 39S ribosomal protein L3, mitochondrial, whose product is MQGIRTVSCLSGLRDQFSRLCLAHPNLTRAKGKNLLNYPKLRNPYWFVRKERVKHDDLISRENTQFVQEVLHDKYGVPSLLKGITGYPNAACGAVNAEDLPKVEWNPTLRRTGVIARKIGQYPLWMKNGRKVRTTLLQIVDNHVIKYIPPEEYKPAQKPNMKDLSKWGCLLVGAESVDPTLLTKEYCGLFKDSGVMPKSRLARFIVSPEAQLHPGTPLNVTHFRVGDYVDVRGKTVNRGFQGVMKRWGFSGQPASHGQTKTHRRPGNIGGGGEKGRVWPGKKMPGHMGNRWRVMRGVRILRINTKYNVMWVQGSSICGETNTFVYVFDTLLPLRRYTEAPAFPTHFESADEELPEDIWHESVHNFTEPTITYEPE